One Lactiplantibacillus paraplantarum genomic window carries:
- a CDS encoding type 1 glutamine amidotransferase domain-containing protein translates to MAKSVAVLVTNLVEDVEYTEPVEALKSAGHEVTTISFEKGTVEGKHGTQINVDKSIDEVNPQDFDALFIPGGFSPDQLRADQRFVEFTKFFLATNKLTASICHGPQLMIQTGLVQGRTMTAYLTVQPDLYYAGARIEDKDVVIDGNLITSREPKDIPAFNEAFLAAL, encoded by the coding sequence ATGGCAAAATCAGTTGCAGTTTTGGTGACTAATCTAGTCGAAGACGTTGAATATACTGAACCTGTAGAGGCTCTTAAGTCTGCAGGACACGAGGTGACAACGATCAGCTTTGAAAAAGGCACTGTTGAAGGTAAACATGGTACTCAGATTAATGTTGATAAGTCCATTGATGAAGTGAATCCTCAAGACTTTGATGCATTGTTCATTCCAGGAGGATTTTCACCAGATCAATTACGTGCGGATCAACGGTTTGTCGAATTTACAAAGTTCTTTTTGGCAACTAACAAGTTAACGGCATCTATTTGCCACGGTCCACAATTAATGATTCAAACCGGGTTAGTGCAAGGTCGTACAATGACAGCATACTTAACTGTACAACCTGATTTGTATTATGCCGGTGCACGCATTGAAGACAAAGATGTTGTGATCGATGGTAATCTAATTACTAGTCGCGAACCAAAAGACATTCCAGCATTTAACGAGGCCTTCCTAGCAGCTTTATAA
- a CDS encoding IS982 family transposase, which produces MSSQCYLTQPTTMVQAPWQPWVAVVTPLYQRYVSCKIRQRKNANHAKISDVTIMALMCWQVSLGITNQCAFYRLLVGLGLTGLPERSRFNRRCTAMGCLLQTLRVGLVKHCLPSVTYTIIDSFPIPLCQSIRNHRAKVLRSLADIGYNATKKQWFYGLKGHFQVTNQGIVVAYSISAASIHDIRLVPELIDQYACSHVLADVGYLSQPLKDQLKQRHIDFWTPKRRNMPQSRLNSTLLKRQRRMIETLFSKWQVLFQVEHNRARCLRGFKSRLEQLLFVDTWQLIN; this is translated from the coding sequence ATGTCAAGCCAATGTTATCTTACTCAACCGACAACTATGGTGCAAGCACCTTGGCAACCCTGGGTTGCGGTTGTAACGCCACTATATCAACGTTATGTTTCCTGCAAAATTCGGCAAAGAAAGAATGCTAATCATGCCAAAATATCAGATGTAACTATCATGGCTTTGATGTGTTGGCAGGTATCACTTGGTATCACTAATCAATGTGCTTTTTATCGTCTGTTAGTTGGGTTAGGGCTGACTGGTTTGCCGGAACGATCTCGTTTTAATCGACGGTGCACAGCTATGGGCTGTCTGCTCCAAACCCTGCGGGTTGGCTTAGTTAAACACTGTTTACCATCAGTGACTTACACCATCATAGATAGTTTTCCAATCCCATTATGCCAATCAATTCGTAATCATCGAGCCAAAGTTTTACGCTCACTTGCTGACATTGGCTATAATGCCACCAAGAAACAATGGTTCTATGGTTTAAAGGGACATTTTCAGGTCACCAATCAAGGCATTGTAGTGGCCTATTCAATTTCGGCTGCTTCAATTCATGATATTCGTTTAGTGCCAGAATTGATTGACCAATACGCTTGCTCACATGTTTTGGCCGATGTTGGCTACCTTAGTCAACCACTAAAAGACCAATTAAAGCAACGACACATTGATTTCTGGACACCCAAACGCCGTAACATGCCCCAATCACGACTGAATAGCACCTTATTGAAGCGCCAAAGGCGCATGATCGAAACTTTATTCTCTAAATGGCAGGTTTTATTTCAGGTTGAACATAATCGGGCCCGATGTCTGCGTGGCTTCAAAAGTCGATTAGAACAACTTTTATTCGTAGATACCTGGCAGCTAATTAACTAG
- a CDS encoding MarR family winged helix-turn-helix transcriptional regulator, producing MLNHRQIKDQFESLTTLQAIQNQAYQMLVQGLAKTDFSMREWGILVYLEQHGQATASELSDAFTVTRTLISRNTWRLIQDNLIQSQVNPNDRRVVWLSLTVNGQERVQEGVRQVQENLKTFNQSHDLEKLTKQVETLSQQLAKIN from the coding sequence ATGCTAAATCATCGGCAAATTAAGGACCAGTTTGAGAGCTTAACAACCCTGCAAGCTATTCAGAATCAGGCATACCAGATGTTAGTGCAAGGACTGGCCAAAACTGACTTTTCAATGCGTGAGTGGGGAATATTAGTCTATCTTGAACAACATGGGCAAGCTACTGCTAGTGAATTATCTGATGCATTCACGGTCACGCGCACACTAATTTCCAGGAATACTTGGCGATTGATTCAAGATAATTTAATTCAATCACAAGTGAATCCAAATGATCGACGAGTTGTTTGGCTATCTTTGACTGTTAATGGCCAAGAAAGGGTCCAGGAAGGTGTTCGGCAAGTGCAAGAAAATTTAAAAACTTTCAACCAAAGTCACGATTTGGAGAAGTTGACTAAACAAGTGGAAACTTTGTCACAACAACTGGCTAAGATAAATTAA